In Saccharothrix syringae, the following are encoded in one genomic region:
- a CDS encoding glycosyltransferase 87 family protein, which produces MSTTAAPAPAQDTRARFPARAACAALAVATAVTAVVLVALAFENTIPFPIMANDFAAFRVGGEAVLRGASPFEVATGDGYQFLYPPFAALVLAPLGLVGFETGFALWTFATVIALEVSVWLALGLLAPGSRLRRARFTVLVVVAAIPTTPVLYLLGFGQINVFLMLLCLLDLARRPGRFQGVALGIAAGIKLTPLIFIAYFLLTRRTRAAVVSAATFAGTLVVGFVALPGASVSFWTEHFMNTDRMVPPGAAPFIQSMRGILAQLPGFLAAQWVWLLLALVVGAFGLIVSAWASRRGREAAGVLACAVTGLLISPISWPQHWVWVVPGLALWLWWARERGGAAHSVGALVSWLVLVATAALMFPTPIGMGVVIPPVAEIVFLGSLQVLGGLAFLVALAAALRQRDRLPEALIPSS; this is translated from the coding sequence ATGAGCACGACAGCGGCGCCAGCGCCCGCCCAGGACACCCGCGCCCGGTTCCCCGCGAGAGCGGCCTGCGCCGCGCTCGCCGTCGCCACCGCCGTGACCGCGGTCGTGCTGGTCGCCCTGGCCTTCGAGAACACCATCCCGTTCCCGATCATGGCCAACGACTTCGCCGCCTTCCGGGTGGGCGGCGAGGCCGTGCTCCGGGGCGCCTCGCCGTTCGAGGTCGCGACGGGCGACGGCTACCAGTTCCTCTACCCGCCGTTCGCCGCCCTGGTGCTCGCCCCGCTCGGGCTGGTGGGCTTCGAGACCGGGTTCGCGCTGTGGACCTTCGCCACCGTGATCGCCCTGGAGGTCTCGGTGTGGCTCGCGCTCGGGCTGCTCGCGCCCGGGTCGCGACTGCGGCGCGCCCGCTTCACCGTGCTGGTCGTGGTCGCCGCGATCCCCACCACGCCGGTGCTCTACCTGCTGGGCTTCGGCCAGATCAACGTCTTCCTCATGCTCCTGTGCCTGCTCGACCTGGCCCGGCGGCCCGGCCGCTTCCAGGGCGTCGCCCTCGGCATCGCCGCGGGCATCAAGCTGACGCCGCTGATCTTCATCGCCTACTTCCTGCTCACCCGCCGCACGAGGGCCGCGGTCGTGTCCGCCGCCACGTTCGCGGGCACCCTGGTCGTCGGGTTCGTGGCGCTGCCCGGCGCGTCGGTGAGCTTCTGGACCGAGCACTTCATGAACACCGACCGCATGGTGCCGCCCGGCGCGGCGCCGTTCATCCAGTCGATGCGCGGCATCCTGGCCCAGCTGCCCGGGTTCCTCGCCGCGCAGTGGGTGTGGCTGCTGCTCGCGCTCGTGGTCGGCGCGTTCGGCCTGATCGTCTCGGCGTGGGCGAGCCGCCGGGGGAGGGAGGCGGCCGGCGTCCTGGCGTGCGCGGTGACCGGGCTGCTGATCTCGCCGATCTCTTGGCCCCAGCACTGGGTCTGGGTCGTGCCGGGCCTGGCCCTGTGGCTGTGGTGGGCGCGGGAGCGCGGCGGCGCGGCGCACTCGGTGGGCGCGCTCGTCTCGTGGCTGGTCCTGGTCGCCACCGCCGCCCTGATGTTCCCCACGCCGATCGGCATGGGCGTCGTGATCCCGCCGGTGGCGGAGATCGTGTTCCTCGGCAGCCTCCAGGTGCTGGGCGGCCTGGCCTTCCTCGTCGCCCTCGCGGCGGCCCTGCGGCAGCGGGACCGGCTCCCCGAAGCGTTGATCCCGTCCTCGTGA
- a CDS encoding bifunctional glycosyltransferase family 2/GtrA family protein — protein MRGQGARATATVEVVIPVHNEERALPGCVAVLHGYLAERLPFDWLITIVDNASTDRTAGVARGLARRWRGVRVLVLDARGKGRAVRTAWARSRADVVVYMDVDLSTGLNALPPMVASLVAGHSDLAIGSRLAPGARTVRGPKRELMSRAYNALLRLTHRTRFRDAQCGFKAARTEVIRPLLARAQDDTWFFDTELLLLAEHNGLRVLEVPVDWVEDVDSRVDVTGTVATNLRGLVRLARAKASGAARIAELPFRPEPRPIHPDAVLSVPGMPYLRNLLSFCLVGSVATLMTLGLFTVFRTWWPPLTANLVAVTLSALFNTGANLRFTLDSRSSRLPRVHVQVLVVFGLYCGFTSGALVALHATVPAPARWVELAVLVGSSAVGTLGRFALLSSWVFRARPETAPVAPLPQEVPA, from the coding sequence GTGCGCGGCCAGGGGGCCCGCGCCACCGCGACCGTCGAGGTCGTCATCCCGGTCCACAACGAGGAGCGCGCCCTGCCGGGCTGCGTGGCGGTGCTGCACGGGTACCTGGCCGAGCGGCTGCCGTTCGACTGGCTGATCACCATCGTGGACAACGCCAGCACCGACCGCACCGCCGGCGTCGCGAGAGGACTCGCGCGGCGGTGGCGCGGCGTGCGGGTGCTGGTCCTGGACGCCCGGGGCAAGGGCCGCGCGGTGCGCACGGCTTGGGCGCGCAGCCGGGCCGACGTGGTCGTCTACATGGACGTCGACCTGTCCACCGGCCTGAACGCGCTGCCACCGATGGTGGCGTCGCTGGTCGCGGGCCACTCCGACCTCGCCATCGGCTCCCGGCTCGCGCCGGGGGCGCGCACGGTCCGCGGCCCCAAGCGCGAGCTGATGTCCCGCGCCTACAACGCGCTGCTGCGGCTGACCCACCGCACCCGGTTCCGCGACGCGCAGTGCGGCTTCAAGGCCGCCCGCACCGAGGTGATCCGACCGCTGCTGGCTCGCGCCCAGGACGACACCTGGTTCTTCGACACCGAACTGCTGCTGCTGGCCGAGCACAACGGGCTGCGCGTGCTGGAGGTGCCGGTGGACTGGGTCGAGGACGTGGACAGCCGGGTCGACGTCACCGGCACCGTCGCGACCAACCTGCGCGGCCTCGTCCGGCTCGCCCGCGCCAAGGCGTCCGGCGCGGCGCGCATCGCCGAGCTGCCCTTCCGGCCGGAGCCCCGGCCGATCCACCCCGACGCGGTGCTGTCCGTGCCCGGGATGCCCTACCTGCGCAACCTGCTGTCGTTCTGCCTGGTCGGCTCGGTGGCCACGCTGATGACCCTGGGACTGTTCACCGTGTTCCGGACGTGGTGGCCACCGCTGACCGCCAACCTCGTCGCGGTCACGCTGAGCGCGCTGTTCAACACCGGCGCCAACCTCCGGTTCACCCTCGACAGCCGGTCGAGCCGGCTGCCGCGGGTCCACGTCCAGGTGCTCGTGGTGTTCGGCCTGTACTGCGGGTTCACCTCCGGCGCGCTGGTCGCGCTGCACGCGACGGTGCCCGCCCCGGCCCGCTGGGTCGAGCTGGCCGTGCTCGTCGGCTCGTCCGCCGTCGGCACCCTCGGGCGCTTCGCCCTGCTCAGCTCGTGGGTCTTCCGGGCGCGCCCGGAAACCGCGCCCGTCGCACCGCTACCCCAGGAGGTCCCGGCATGA
- a CDS encoding winged helix-turn-helix transcriptional regulator → MRKDVRSGCPVNLSLEILGDRWTLLVLRDVVFVGARHFRELLAGPERISSNILADRLASLVGHGLLARSGDPGHKQKVTYSLTERAVQLVPLIVQLGSWGLRHLPVTDEYAARIRVLDSGGPALLDEFMDELREEHIGPHARLRPAAGGPSVRSRMEAARVEALAATAG, encoded by the coding sequence GTGCGCAAGGACGTGCGATCGGGCTGCCCGGTCAACCTGTCGCTGGAAATCCTGGGCGATCGCTGGACGCTCCTCGTCCTGCGCGACGTCGTGTTCGTCGGCGCCCGGCACTTCCGCGAGCTGCTGGCGGGTCCGGAGCGGATTTCCTCGAACATCCTGGCCGACCGGCTCGCCTCGCTCGTCGGGCACGGCCTGCTCGCTCGGTCCGGCGACCCCGGGCACAAGCAGAAGGTCACCTACTCGCTGACCGAGCGGGCGGTCCAGCTCGTCCCGCTGATCGTGCAGCTCGGCTCCTGGGGGCTGCGCCACCTGCCGGTCACCGACGAGTACGCCGCCCGCATCCGCGTGCTCGACAGCGGCGGACCGGCGCTGTTGGACGAGTTCATGGACGAGCTGCGCGAGGAGCACATCGGGCCGCACGCGCGGTTGCGGCCGGCCGCGGGCGGACCGAGCGTCCGGTCCCGGATGGAGGCGGCCCGCGTCGAGGCCCTCGCGGCGACGGCCGGCTGA
- a CDS encoding DUF899 domain-containing protein encodes MASKANLPEVVSREEWLAARKELLDREKELTLAQDRVNADRRRLPMVRVDKDYAFVGQQGKVGLGDLFEGRPQLVMHHLMWSYDIDEAGVEHPRDVACSSCSTIADGIPKLTQLNVRNTTLVGVSRAPYEKIEPFRERMGWTFPWYSSWDSDFNYDFHATVDDRVAPVLLNHRTEEELAAAGKPWSEDMRGEWPGISTFLKVGDEVFHTYSTFGRGIEQFLGGNQYLDLTALGRQEAWESPQGRARPLGLHAGGPGMRLPDEYDLSRPRPM; translated from the coding sequence ATGGCGTCGAAGGCGAACCTTCCCGAAGTGGTGTCGCGCGAGGAGTGGCTGGCGGCCCGCAAGGAGCTGCTGGACAGGGAGAAGGAGCTGACCCTGGCGCAGGACCGGGTCAACGCCGACCGGCGGCGGCTGCCGATGGTGCGCGTCGACAAGGACTACGCGTTCGTCGGGCAGCAGGGGAAGGTCGGCCTCGGCGACCTGTTCGAGGGCCGCCCCCAGCTCGTCATGCACCACCTCATGTGGTCCTACGACATCGACGAGGCCGGCGTCGAGCACCCGCGCGACGTCGCCTGCTCCAGCTGCTCCACCATTGCCGACGGCATCCCGAAGCTCACCCAGCTGAACGTCCGCAACACCACGCTCGTGGGCGTGTCGCGCGCGCCCTACGAGAAGATCGAGCCGTTCCGGGAGCGGATGGGCTGGACGTTCCCGTGGTACTCCAGCTGGGACAGCGACTTCAACTACGACTTCCACGCGACCGTCGACGACCGGGTGGCGCCCGTGCTGTTGAACCACCGCACGGAGGAGGAGCTGGCCGCGGCCGGCAAGCCGTGGAGCGAGGACATGCGCGGCGAGTGGCCGGGTATCAGCACGTTCCTGAAGGTGGGCGACGAGGTGTTCCACACGTACTCGACGTTCGGCCGCGGCATCGAGCAGTTCCTCGGCGGCAACCAGTACCTGGACCTGACCGCGCTCGGGCGGCAGGAGGCGTGGGAGAGCCCCCAGGGCCGCGCCCGGCCGCTGGGCCTCCACGCGGGCGGACCGGGCATGCGCCTGCCCGACGAGTACGACCTGTCCCGGCCGCGCCCGATGTGA
- a CDS encoding MerR family transcriptional regulator: MRIAELSRRSGVSVPTIKFYLREGLLAPGDVTGRNQASYDEAHERRLRLVRALVEVGGLSLAAVREVLAAADGDGVATVLSRVRRQAVAATAGTGGVHRGWADDAVAGLIARRGWAVDTAHPAARALAHVLTTAALLGQDDFPALLDRSAAACEELAAAEVESLAGRWTGSDAAESAVVGTVLGDAALTALRRLAQADATGRAFGAAG, translated from the coding sequence GTGCGCATCGCGGAGCTGAGCCGCCGGTCGGGCGTGAGCGTGCCGACGATCAAGTTCTACCTGCGCGAAGGGCTGCTGGCCCCCGGTGACGTCACCGGCCGCAACCAGGCGAGCTACGACGAGGCGCACGAACGCCGGTTGCGCCTGGTGCGAGCCCTGGTCGAGGTGGGCGGCCTGTCGCTCGCCGCGGTCCGCGAGGTGCTGGCCGCCGCGGACGGCGACGGGGTGGCCACCGTGCTGAGCCGGGTGCGGCGACAGGCGGTGGCCGCGACGGCGGGCACGGGTGGTGTCCACCGCGGGTGGGCCGACGACGCCGTGGCGGGGTTGATCGCCCGGCGCGGGTGGGCGGTGGACACCGCGCACCCCGCCGCGCGGGCTCTGGCCCACGTCCTGACGACGGCCGCGCTGCTGGGGCAGGACGACTTCCCGGCGCTGCTGGACCGGTCCGCCGCCGCGTGCGAGGAGCTGGCCGCGGCCGAGGTCGAGTCGCTGGCCGGGCGGTGGACCGGGAGCGACGCCGCCGAGAGCGCGGTGGTCGGCACGGTGCTCGGCGACGCGGCGCTCACCGCGCTGCGCAGGCTGGCCCAGGCCGACGCCACCGGGCGCGCCTTCGGCGCCGCGGGCTGA
- a CDS encoding acyl-CoA dehydrogenase family protein, translating to MNTSAAPSREELIGRAADLAPVFAKNAIWQEENRILHDDTIAALTEAGLLRLTLPTRYGGYEVDTTTLVDVLSEIAKGDGAAGWVSTVWNISTWLTSLFPDEVQDEVFGSGDVRISGTFGPTAVGVPVDGGIVLNGRWVFNTGARQATWNAHAAVLAAEGGEPQPILVLVPMGDLEIVDDWYSSGMRGTGSVSTVAKDVFVPEARILPMVPLFTEGRHRSVLNAASPRWQVPFMPWACAVVAATPYGLARAADEAFMERLPTRKITYTDYAHQADAPLTHMQVAKAALRVDEAGFHLHRAAALVDGKAPGAPWSVRERVTVRLDMGATCLRAKEAVDILTNASGGSSVYQTVPIQRIARDIQTSSLHSIMQPNTNFELFGRVACGLEPNTQFL from the coding sequence ATGAACACCAGTGCCGCACCTTCGCGGGAGGAACTGATCGGCCGGGCGGCGGACCTGGCGCCCGTGTTCGCCAAGAACGCGATCTGGCAGGAGGAGAACCGCATCCTGCACGACGACACCATCGCGGCCCTCACCGAGGCCGGCCTGCTGCGGCTGACCCTCCCGACCCGGTACGGCGGCTACGAGGTCGACACGACCACCCTGGTCGACGTGCTCTCGGAGATCGCCAAGGGCGACGGCGCGGCCGGCTGGGTGAGCACGGTGTGGAACATCAGCACCTGGCTGACCTCGCTGTTCCCGGACGAGGTGCAGGACGAGGTGTTCGGGTCCGGCGACGTCCGGATCAGCGGTACCTTCGGCCCCACCGCGGTCGGCGTGCCCGTGGACGGCGGCATCGTCCTCAACGGCAGGTGGGTGTTCAACACCGGCGCCCGGCAGGCGACCTGGAACGCCCACGCCGCCGTCCTCGCCGCCGAGGGCGGGGAGCCGCAGCCGATCCTGGTGCTGGTGCCGATGGGGGACCTGGAGATCGTCGACGACTGGTACTCCTCCGGGATGCGCGGCACGGGCAGCGTGTCGACGGTGGCGAAGGACGTGTTCGTGCCGGAGGCGCGCATCCTGCCGATGGTCCCGCTGTTCACCGAGGGCAGGCACCGGTCGGTGCTGAACGCCGCGTCGCCCCGGTGGCAGGTGCCGTTCATGCCGTGGGCGTGCGCGGTGGTCGCCGCGACGCCGTACGGCCTGGCCCGCGCCGCCGACGAGGCGTTCATGGAACGGCTGCCCACGCGCAAGATCACCTACACGGATTACGCGCACCAGGCCGACGCGCCGCTGACGCACATGCAGGTGGCCAAGGCCGCGCTGCGCGTCGACGAGGCCGGCTTCCACCTGCACCGCGCGGCGGCCCTGGTCGACGGCAAGGCGCCGGGCGCGCCGTGGTCGGTGAGGGAGCGGGTCACCGTGCGGCTGGACATGGGCGCCACGTGCCTGCGGGCGAAGGAGGCCGTGGACATCCTCACCAACGCCAGCGGTGGTTCGTCGGTGTACCAGACGGTGCCGATCCAGCGCATCGCCCGGGACATCCAGACCTCCAGCCTGCACTCGATCATGCAGCCGAACACGAACTTCGAGCTGTTCGGTCGAGTGGCCTGCGGGTTGGAGCCGAACACGCAGTTCCTCTGA
- a CDS encoding Gfo/Idh/MocA family protein: MDRAELRVGLVGYAFMGTAHSLAWRTVNKVFDLPLRARTVAICGRDEGNVAAAADRLGWEEHLTDWRELVARDDIDVIDVCTPGDLHAEISTAALAAGKHVLCEKPLANTADEARAMADAAARAAASGVRSACGYNYRRFPAVALMRQLVADGRLGTIRHVRAVYLQDWVADPGIPLLWRLEKDRAGSGALGDIGAHIVDLTQYVTGQRITGVSALTETFVKERPLLTSTPDNPEFGPVTVDDAVLFTARLDGGAVATYEATRFATGRKNALRVEVNGSLGSVAFDLERLNELEFHDAAAPRSEGGFRRILATEPDHAYMSAWWPSGCALGYEHSFTHELRDFIAAVAAGEDPTPSFADALQVQLVLDAVERSAGRESTWTKVEA; this comes from the coding sequence GTGGACAGAGCAGAGCTGCGGGTCGGCCTCGTCGGCTACGCGTTCATGGGCACCGCGCACTCGCTGGCGTGGCGGACGGTCAACAAGGTGTTCGACCTCCCGCTGCGCGCCCGCACCGTCGCGATCTGCGGTCGCGACGAGGGCAACGTCGCCGCGGCCGCCGACCGGCTGGGCTGGGAGGAGCACCTGACCGACTGGCGCGAGCTCGTGGCCCGCGACGACATCGACGTGATCGACGTCTGCACGCCCGGCGACCTGCACGCCGAGATCTCCACCGCCGCGCTCGCCGCGGGCAAGCACGTGCTGTGCGAGAAGCCGCTCGCCAACACCGCCGACGAGGCCCGCGCCATGGCCGACGCGGCGGCCCGCGCCGCCGCGTCCGGCGTCCGCTCGGCCTGCGGCTACAACTACCGCCGGTTCCCGGCCGTCGCCCTGATGCGGCAGCTCGTCGCCGACGGCCGGCTCGGCACGATCCGGCACGTGCGCGCGGTCTACCTCCAGGACTGGGTCGCCGACCCCGGCATCCCGCTGCTGTGGCGGCTGGAGAAGGACCGGGCCGGCTCCGGCGCGCTGGGCGACATCGGCGCGCACATCGTCGACCTGACCCAGTACGTGACCGGGCAGCGGATCACCGGCGTGAGCGCCCTGACCGAGACGTTCGTCAAGGAGCGCCCGCTGCTGACCAGCACCCCGGACAACCCGGAGTTCGGGCCGGTCACCGTGGACGACGCCGTCCTGTTCACCGCCCGGCTGGACGGCGGCGCGGTCGCCACCTACGAGGCGACCCGCTTCGCCACCGGCCGCAAGAACGCCCTGCGGGTCGAGGTCAACGGCTCGCTCGGCTCGGTCGCGTTCGACCTGGAGCGCCTGAACGAGCTGGAGTTCCACGACGCCGCCGCGCCCCGGTCCGAGGGCGGCTTCCGCCGCATCCTGGCCACCGAGCCGGACCACGCGTACATGTCCGCGTGGTGGCCGTCGGGCTGCGCCCTGGGCTACGAGCACAGCTTCACCCACGAGCTGCGCGACTTCATCGCCGCCGTGGCCGCGGGGGAGGACCCGACCCCGTCCTTCGCCGACGCGCTCCAGGTCCAGCTGGTGCTCGACGCGGTCGAGCGGTCGGCCGGCCGGGAGTCGACCTGGACCAAGGTGGAAGCCTGA